The Ensifer adhaerens genome contains a region encoding:
- a CDS encoding LysR family transcriptional regulator → METRFLETFLTVVEHGSLAEASRRLGVTPAAIAQRIQALEDEIGLPLLARSGRRVKPTEAGIAILEKSRRVLADVRQLKSLAHDDQAFGELRLGAISTALTGLLPNALRKVFDTTPGVDIFLLPGTSAELYNSVLEEKIDAAILVKPPFPIPKTLHWELIRSEPFVLLAPPNLTHIPPDRLLREQPFIRYDRSNWGGRLADAYLQSQRILPREWLELDSLEAISVMVEAGLGVSLMPDWRSSLFDKLRVARLPLRNAPSREIGLLRPRNVPSARLIQAVLDALRS, encoded by the coding sequence ACGCCGGCCGCGATAGCGCAGCGCATCCAGGCGTTGGAAGACGAGATCGGGCTGCCCCTTCTCGCGCGATCCGGTCGGCGAGTGAAGCCGACCGAGGCCGGGATCGCGATACTGGAGAAGAGCCGACGTGTTCTCGCTGACGTCAGGCAGCTTAAAAGTCTGGCGCACGACGATCAGGCATTCGGAGAACTGCGACTTGGCGCGATCTCGACGGCACTGACCGGTCTGCTTCCGAACGCGCTACGAAAAGTCTTCGACACGACGCCGGGCGTCGACATCTTCCTGCTGCCGGGAACGTCGGCAGAGCTCTATAACAGCGTGCTTGAGGAAAAGATCGACGCGGCAATCCTCGTCAAACCGCCCTTCCCCATACCCAAGACCTTGCATTGGGAACTGATCCGCTCGGAGCCGTTCGTCCTTCTCGCGCCGCCCAACCTTACGCACATTCCCCCCGACCGATTGCTTCGCGAGCAACCGTTCATCCGATACGACAGAAGCAATTGGGGTGGCCGGTTGGCAGATGCCTATCTTCAATCTCAGCGGATTCTTCCTCGTGAGTGGCTGGAACTCGACTCGCTCGAAGCCATATCGGTCATGGTTGAAGCGGGACTCGGCGTATCGCTCATGCCCGACTGGCGCTCGTCCCTCTTCGACAAGCTGCGCGTTGCCCGGCTTCCGCTGCGCAACGCACCGTCCCGCGAGATCGGGTTGCTCAGGCCGCGCAACGTCCCGTCAGCCAGATTGATACAAGCCGTTCTCGACGCCCTTCGATCATAG
- a CDS encoding Orn/Lys/Arg decarboxylase N-terminal domain-containing protein, translating to MDYFRRFTFLFATPAFDSEDLEGARYNQIVEEIERSGFEVVRARNLEDAEIAVQTDAAIGCMMVDWGKKGMEGKTASLINLMRRRGLEFPIILLIRRKRFEDVPVEVLDFIDGYVFLSEETPAFIAKNLISRLKQYAETMKTPFFGALVDYAEEGNQLWTCPGHNGGVFYSRSPVGRVFMEHLGEAVFRDDLDNSVLDLGDLLTHEGPALAAQKEAAKIFGAEKTYFVLNGTSTSNKVALSALVTDGDLVLFDRNNHKAAHHGALMISGGIPVYVPTTRNAHGLIGPMDFGALTEETLRERIRTHPLVKDPDAWRKPRPFRVAVVEQCTYDGTIHNAEMILKAIGHLCDYILFDEAWAGFMKFHPLYAGRFAMGLAELGPEAPGIIATQSTHKQLASFSQASQIHMKDRHITGQKRRVEHRRFNESFMQHASTSPFYPLFASLDVGAQMMKGRSGEVLWDDTIRLGIELRKKIRAVRREFEEKERRPERRWFFEPFVPDRVAIPDVASPGAAHDVPWESIATDQLATNPAFWHLAPGALWHGFPNMAAGFAMTDPNKLTLLTPGFDRATGEYAEHGIPAPVVAQYLRENRIVAEKNDLNSLLFLLTPGVEASKAGTLISGLVAFKRLHDDNAPLEEAIPEFYRRRPGRYAGVRLRDLCGDMHRFFRDANVSALQAKQFSEAHLPDIALSPHDAARCLVRNDVDYLPIDAIAGRIATTPFVVYPPGIATIVPGERLTERAQPMIDYLQMFEACFNTFPGFDVEIQGLYRETDASGRIRLHTYVVAE from the coding sequence ATGGATTACTTCAGGCGCTTCACCTTCTTGTTCGCGACACCCGCCTTCGACAGCGAAGATCTGGAGGGGGCCCGATACAATCAAATTGTCGAGGAGATCGAGCGATCCGGTTTCGAGGTGGTGCGTGCGCGCAATCTCGAAGACGCCGAAATCGCTGTCCAGACGGACGCGGCCATCGGCTGCATGATGGTCGACTGGGGCAAGAAGGGGATGGAGGGCAAGACTGCCTCCCTCATCAATCTGATGCGTCGTCGCGGCCTCGAATTCCCGATCATTCTCCTGATCCGGCGCAAGCGCTTCGAGGACGTGCCTGTCGAAGTGCTCGATTTCATCGACGGTTATGTCTTCCTGTCCGAGGAGACCCCCGCCTTCATCGCGAAGAACCTCATCAGCCGCCTCAAGCAATATGCCGAGACGATGAAGACGCCATTCTTCGGCGCGCTGGTGGATTACGCCGAGGAAGGCAATCAACTCTGGACGTGCCCCGGCCACAATGGCGGCGTGTTCTATAGCCGCAGCCCGGTCGGCCGCGTGTTCATGGAGCATCTGGGCGAAGCGGTGTTCCGCGACGATCTCGACAATTCTGTGCTCGACCTTGGCGATCTCCTGACCCACGAAGGCCCGGCGCTCGCCGCGCAGAAGGAAGCCGCCAAGATCTTCGGCGCGGAGAAGACCTATTTCGTCCTGAACGGCACCTCGACCTCCAACAAGGTCGCTCTCTCCGCCCTCGTCACCGACGGCGATCTGGTGCTGTTTGATCGCAACAACCACAAGGCGGCACATCACGGTGCCCTGATGATATCCGGCGGCATCCCGGTCTATGTGCCGACGACGCGAAACGCCCATGGCCTGATCGGTCCCATGGATTTTGGCGCCCTCACCGAAGAGACGCTGCGGGAGCGCATCCGCACCCACCCGCTGGTCAAAGACCCCGACGCCTGGCGGAAGCCGCGCCCGTTTCGGGTGGCGGTGGTGGAACAATGCACCTATGACGGCACGATCCACAATGCCGAGATGATCCTGAAGGCCATCGGGCATCTGTGCGACTACATCCTGTTCGACGAGGCCTGGGCGGGCTTCATGAAGTTTCATCCGCTCTATGCCGGTCGTTTCGCCATGGGCCTTGCGGAACTCGGACCCGAAGCGCCAGGCATCATCGCCACGCAATCCACCCACAAGCAGCTTGCGAGCTTTTCGCAGGCTTCGCAGATCCACATGAAGGATCGGCACATCACGGGCCAGAAGCGCCGTGTCGAGCACCGGCGCTTCAATGAGAGTTTCATGCAGCACGCTTCGACCTCGCCGTTCTATCCTCTCTTTGCCTCGCTGGACGTCGGCGCACAGATGATGAAGGGCCGTTCTGGCGAAGTTCTATGGGACGATACGATCCGCCTCGGCATCGAACTGCGCAAGAAGATACGGGCTGTGCGCCGCGAATTCGAGGAGAAGGAGCGTCGCCCGGAGCGCCGCTGGTTCTTCGAGCCCTTTGTGCCGGACCGAGTGGCGATTCCGGATGTGGCGAGCCCTGGCGCGGCGCACGACGTGCCATGGGAGAGCATCGCCACCGATCAACTCGCTACCAATCCGGCCTTCTGGCACCTTGCTCCCGGTGCTCTATGGCACGGCTTTCCCAATATGGCGGCGGGCTTCGCCATGACCGATCCGAACAAACTCACACTGCTGACCCCAGGCTTCGACAGGGCGACCGGGGAATATGCCGAGCACGGCATTCCGGCGCCGGTCGTCGCCCAATACCTTCGCGAGAACCGGATCGTTGCGGAAAAGAACGACCTGAATTCCCTGCTGTTCCTGCTCACGCCCGGCGTCGAGGCAAGCAAGGCGGGCACATTGATCAGCGGCCTTGTCGCCTTCAAGCGGCTTCACGATGACAATGCCCCTCTGGAGGAGGCGATCCCGGAATTCTATCGCCGCCGCCCCGGCCGCTACGCCGGTGTCAGGTTGCGCGACCTGTGCGGTGACATGCACCGCTTCTTCCGCGACGCCAATGTCAGCGCGCTGCAGGCCAAGCAGTTTTCCGAGGCGCACCTGCCGGATATCGCCCTTTCGCCGCACGACGCGGCGCGCTGCCTCGTGCGCAACGACGTGGACTACTTGCCGATCGACGCCATCGCCGGGCGGATCGCAACGACGCCCTTTGTCGTCTATCCGCCAGGGATCGCCACCATCGTTCCGGGCGAACGGCTGACCGAGCGGGCGCAGCCGATGATCGATTATCTCCAGATGTTCGAAGCCTGTTTCAACACATTTCCCGGCTTTGACGTCGAGATCCAGGGCCTCTACCGTGAAACGGACGCATCAGGCCGCATTAGACTGCATACCTACGTCGTCGCGGAATAG
- a CDS encoding ABC transporter ATP-binding protein, whose translation MASVTIDRVLKQYGAAAVIHGVSVDIEDGEFVTLVGPSGCGKSTLLRMLAGLEDISGGEIRIDGRVVNDVAPKERDIAMVFQSYALYPHMTVAENMGFALKLQGRDKATIDRLVKEAAGILALEPLLDRLPKQLSGGQRQRVAMGRAIVRHPKVFLFDEPLSNLDAKLRVTMRSEIKELHQRLGTTIVYVTHDQIEAMTMADKIVVMRAGRIEQIGRPLDLYDRPDNTFVATFIGSPAMNLFEGGVGDGGFLIEGGVSLPLPGSLSKGGARTYGIRPEDLELAETGIPATVLTVEPTGAETHLSVRVGTQTAGIVLHRRVDLHPDQLVHLAPKAEKIHLFSTDGDRIN comes from the coding sequence ATGGCATCGGTAACGATCGATCGCGTTCTGAAGCAGTATGGCGCGGCCGCCGTCATCCACGGCGTTTCCGTGGATATCGAGGATGGCGAGTTCGTCACGCTCGTTGGCCCGTCCGGCTGCGGCAAGTCCACACTGCTGCGTATGCTGGCAGGGCTCGAAGACATCAGCGGCGGCGAAATCCGCATCGATGGGCGCGTCGTCAACGACGTCGCACCGAAGGAGCGGGACATCGCCATGGTGTTTCAGAGCTACGCGCTCTATCCCCATATGACGGTCGCCGAGAACATGGGTTTCGCCCTGAAACTCCAGGGCCGCGACAAGGCGACGATCGACAGGCTGGTGAAGGAGGCTGCAGGCATTCTTGCGCTTGAGCCGCTGCTCGACCGGCTGCCGAAGCAACTCTCCGGCGGCCAGCGCCAGCGCGTCGCCATGGGCCGCGCCATTGTCCGCCACCCAAAGGTGTTCCTGTTCGACGAGCCGCTTTCCAATCTCGATGCCAAGCTGCGCGTGACCATGCGCAGCGAGATCAAGGAACTGCACCAGCGGCTCGGCACGACCATCGTCTACGTCACACACGACCAGATCGAGGCGATGACGATGGCTGACAAGATCGTCGTCATGCGTGCCGGCCGCATCGAGCAGATCGGCAGGCCGCTTGACCTCTACGACCGCCCCGACAACACCTTCGTCGCCACCTTCATCGGTTCGCCGGCGATGAATCTCTTTGAGGGCGGCGTCGGTGACGGCGGCTTCCTCATCGAGGGCGGAGTTTCCCTACCGCTGCCGGGTTCGCTCAGCAAAGGCGGGGCCCGTACCTATGGCATCCGCCCGGAAGACCTCGAACTTGCCGAAACGGGCATCCCGGCAACGGTCCTGACCGTTGAGCCAACGGGTGCGGAAACGCATCTTTCGGTGCGTGTCGGTACCCAGACGGCGGGGATCGTGCTGCATCGGCGCGTGGACCTGCACCCCGACCAATTGGTTCACCTGGCGCCGAAGGCGGAGAAGATCCACCTCTTTTCCACTGATGGCGATCGGATCAACTGA
- a CDS encoding GH32 C-terminal domain-containing protein, with translation MTSQTKPASPALEIIEAELPAGTVLHLWLKARETGDEAKLSVTVGRSEIADPSTRRAGEFEFVAVTLGMGGRTVLAYDAETTALSVAYAFHPQTVLEEGIRVLHHDVRTAPPEVPGSYHFRPPFGWMNDPNGFGRFAGRGHLFYQHYPHGLRWNTMHWGHAVSRDFIRWTHLPMFLFPADHLSEKDDGRGGAFSGSAIPVSGPDGDEIRVFYTEHVRDREPEEQIQLSAVSRDGIVAGPCEVVLPLRPEGLNLTTDFRDPYLFKGPDGRWKMLLGSRDRSGGVVLLYETADPGGATGWTFLGIIHREDRFGMTAAECPCMVPVGGKADDPETRWALIFGLLTSRDPATGRRNLTSVTIGRFDGRTFKAEFEQELDFGSDAYAFQGFVDGDEPVGIAWLANWTDFSKKDDFPTAMTLPRRVLLDGDAVLTPPVAAAENLRQRLLDETALVAGETVSFDSGAVEIVLALPEPGAPFELTFDHPDVKLGVRLDHDGLEILFDAGTGKASPRYLASGAKPTELRIFLDAGSIEVFADNGRWTGTKRIPGFSAARSATLTGAAASAKIWQLKL, from the coding sequence ATGACTTCCCAAACAAAACCCGCGAGCCCCGCGCTTGAAATCATCGAGGCCGAGCTTCCCGCCGGCACGGTGCTGCATCTCTGGCTGAAGGCGCGCGAGACTGGCGACGAGGCGAAACTGTCCGTCACGGTGGGCCGCAGCGAGATTGCCGATCCGTCCACGCGCCGCGCCGGGGAGTTCGAATTCGTCGCAGTGACGCTTGGGATGGGTGGCCGCACGGTGCTTGCCTATGATGCGGAAACAACCGCGCTCTCCGTCGCCTATGCGTTCCACCCGCAGACGGTGCTGGAGGAGGGGATCCGCGTCCTCCATCACGACGTCCGCACGGCGCCGCCTGAGGTTCCCGGCAGCTACCACTTCCGGCCTCCCTTCGGTTGGATGAACGACCCGAACGGCTTCGGCCGGTTTGCCGGCCGCGGCCATCTCTTCTACCAGCACTATCCGCACGGCCTGCGTTGGAACACCATGCACTGGGGCCATGCCGTCTCGAGGGATTTCATCCGCTGGACGCATCTGCCTATGTTCCTCTTTCCGGCAGATCACCTGTCGGAAAAGGACGATGGCCGCGGCGGCGCCTTCTCCGGCTCGGCCATCCCAGTTTCCGGTCCAGATGGAGACGAGATCCGGGTCTTCTACACAGAACACGTTCGCGACCGGGAGCCGGAAGAACAGATCCAGCTCTCCGCCGTCAGCCGTGACGGCATCGTCGCCGGCCCGTGCGAGGTGGTTCTACCACTCCGTCCGGAGGGCCTGAACCTCACCACCGACTTTCGCGATCCCTATCTCTTCAAGGGGCCGGACGGTCGCTGGAAGATGCTGCTCGGCAGCCGCGACAGGTCGGGCGGTGTCGTCCTGCTCTACGAGACGGCGGACCCTGGCGGTGCCACAGGCTGGACTTTCCTCGGCATCATCCATCGCGAGGACCGTTTCGGCATGACCGCGGCGGAATGCCCTTGCATGGTGCCGGTCGGCGGCAAGGCGGACGATCCGGAGACCCGCTGGGCACTGATCTTCGGCCTGCTCACGAGCCGCGACCCGGCCACCGGCAGGCGTAACCTCACCTCTGTCACGATAGGCCGCTTCGATGGCCGAACGTTCAAGGCCGAGTTCGAACAGGAACTGGATTTCGGTTCCGACGCCTATGCCTTCCAGGGCTTCGTCGACGGAGACGAGCCGGTCGGCATCGCATGGCTTGCCAACTGGACGGATTTTTCCAAGAAGGACGACTTCCCGACGGCCATGACCCTGCCGCGTCGTGTACTTCTCGATGGTGATGCTGTGCTGACGCCGCCCGTTGCTGCAGCCGAAAACCTGCGCCAAAGGCTGCTCGATGAGACGGCACTTGTTGCCGGTGAGACGGTTTCGTTCGATAGCGGTGCAGTCGAAATCGTGCTCGCATTGCCTGAGCCCGGCGCCCCGTTCGAGCTCACCTTCGACCATCCGGACGTCAAGCTCGGCGTGAGGCTCGATCATGACGGGCTTGAGATCCTCTTTGATGCCGGTACCGGCAAGGCGTCACCGCGGTATCTGGCATCCGGGGCCAAACCGACCGAACTGCGCATCTTCCTCGATGCCGGTTCCATCGAGGTTTTTGCCGACAACGGCCGCTGGACGGGCACCAAGCGCATTCCCGGATTTTCCGCCGCTCGCTCGGCGACGCTGACGGGTGCCGCCGCCAGCGCGAAAATCTGGCAACTCAAGCTTTGA
- a CDS encoding carbohydrate ABC transporter permease — protein sequence MSDLVLSQPAPLAIPRCNSKTGLRIVQTVCIFIIALVMISPLFMLLIASLKDDRFRILADMGSFRAFWVSDPTLSNYREIANFSGELAYGRYLFNSLVILVVTVVSGLIINSMAGFVLAWGSLRGKAILLAVVVALYVIPQESIIMPLVVMMSRAGLTDTFAVQILPWVASPLYVFLFYQFFAQLPKELYEAAEMDGASAFRIYRSIYMPLSLPALATVSILMGIESWNQYLWPTLVTQTDYARPISVAIATFFGQDSIYWDRAMAASVLMMIPVLILYLAFQRWFVSSFVGSAVKG from the coding sequence ATGTCTGATCTCGTGCTCAGCCAGCCGGCCCCGCTGGCCATCCCCCGGTGCAACAGCAAGACGGGCCTGCGTATCGTCCAGACCGTCTGCATCTTCATCATCGCCCTTGTGATGATCTCGCCGCTCTTCATGCTGCTGATCGCCAGCCTCAAGGATGATCGCTTCCGCATCCTTGCCGATATGGGCAGTTTCCGCGCCTTCTGGGTCAGTGATCCGACACTCTCGAACTACCGGGAGATCGCCAACTTTTCCGGCGAGCTCGCCTATGGCCGATACCTGTTCAATTCGCTGGTGATCCTCGTCGTCACGGTCGTGTCCGGGCTGATCATCAACTCCATGGCTGGCTTCGTGCTCGCCTGGGGGTCGCTGCGCGGCAAGGCAATCCTGCTTGCCGTCGTCGTCGCGCTCTACGTCATCCCGCAGGAGAGCATTATCATGCCGCTCGTCGTGATGATGTCGCGCGCCGGACTGACCGATACGTTTGCCGTGCAGATCCTGCCCTGGGTGGCAAGCCCGCTCTATGTCTTCCTCTTCTACCAGTTCTTCGCGCAACTGCCGAAGGAGCTCTACGAAGCCGCGGAGATGGACGGGGCGTCGGCGTTTCGCATCTACCGGTCGATTTACATGCCTCTCAGCCTGCCGGCGCTCGCGACTGTTTCGATCCTCATGGGTATCGAAAGCTGGAACCAGTATCTCTGGCCGACGCTCGTCACCCAGACCGACTATGCGCGGCCGATCTCGGTCGCCATCGCCACCTTCTTCGGACAGGACAGCATCTACTGGGACCGTGCAATGGCCGCATCCGTCCTGATGATGATCCCCGTCCTCATTCTCTACCTCGCATTCCAGCGCTGGTTCGTAAGCTCGTTCGTCGGCTCCGCCGTGAAAGGTTGA
- a CDS encoding carbohydrate ABC transporter permease, which translates to MTLQQTSAVALPRPARRRDRQRFWQEVAMIAPAVLLLAIFLITPFLLSFWTAMTNQPLVPRPTPVRFVGLLNFQRVFTDPLFWTSLWNVTRFTAWVLPVQCGLAFLTALLLHQKLPMQNLLRGMFFLPAITSMVVVCVIWGTLFQYPSGPLNQIVGFLSGGMIQPIDWLGDPNWAMFSIVLLSAWQAYGFQMIIYLAGLQGIPEELYDAARIDGASALRRFWHVTMPGLRPTHVFVLVITTIQAFKLYTQVAILTQGGPKESTETVVHYMVRAGFEEQKLGYASAVSVILFVIVLLIALLQRKLLRRFDV; encoded by the coding sequence ATGACCTTGCAACAGACGTCCGCGGTCGCGCTGCCGCGCCCCGCCAGGCGGCGCGACCGGCAGCGGTTCTGGCAGGAGGTTGCGATGATCGCACCGGCCGTGCTGCTGCTCGCCATCTTCCTGATCACGCCGTTTCTTCTGTCCTTCTGGACGGCGATGACCAACCAGCCGCTCGTGCCGCGCCCAACGCCGGTGCGTTTCGTCGGCCTGCTGAATTTCCAGCGGGTGTTCACCGATCCGCTGTTCTGGACGTCGCTCTGGAATGTCACCCGCTTCACCGCCTGGGTGCTGCCGGTTCAGTGCGGCCTTGCCTTCCTGACGGCACTGCTGCTGCACCAGAAGCTGCCGATGCAGAACCTTCTGCGCGGCATGTTCTTCCTGCCGGCGATCACATCGATGGTCGTGGTCTGCGTGATCTGGGGCACGCTGTTTCAGTATCCGAGCGGTCCGCTCAACCAGATCGTCGGTTTCCTGTCCGGTGGCATGATCCAGCCGATCGACTGGCTCGGCGACCCCAATTGGGCGATGTTCTCGATCGTGCTGCTGTCGGCCTGGCAGGCCTATGGCTTCCAGATGATCATCTACCTTGCCGGCCTGCAGGGCATTCCGGAAGAGCTTTACGATGCGGCCCGCATCGATGGCGCGAGTGCGCTGCGTCGATTCTGGCACGTCACCATGCCGGGCTTGCGTCCGACCCACGTTTTCGTGCTGGTCATCACCACGATCCAGGCCTTCAAGCTCTATACGCAGGTTGCGATCCTCACCCAGGGCGGACCGAAGGAAAGCACGGAGACCGTGGTGCACTACATGGTTCGCGCTGGCTTCGAGGAACAGAAGCTCGGCTACGCGTCGGCCGTCTCCGTCATTCTCTTCGTCATCGTCCTTCTGATCGCGCTGCTCCAGCGCAAACTCCTGAGGCGCTTCGATGTCTGA
- a CDS encoding ABC transporter substrate-binding protein produces the protein MTTQLGNRLLCALFASSALLCTAGFVEAKSVIHVMHQGDPGWVKAYGDVAKRFEEANPDIDVEMIYAPHDAYNEKFSAAVMAKQLPDVMELDAPFLANYVWSGYLQPIKPLVDADVLDDMTGSNIAQGTYPIDKDLYAIGLTDSSVVLYGNKKYLEAIGARIPKSVDDAWTREEFEGYLEKLSKLEGVKWPIDTFRGYGIKTEWITYAYGPLLESAGCDLIDRKAWKASGTLDSEACVKALTMMQTWVKNGWVVPTSSGTNQFYAEGQPAALAMGGHWFYAEAAAAMKDNIVVMPLPKIGDKGVSPNGTWIWGISASSENPEAAGKFLSFLLKDKDYRDYAKTQSAYPGLKSFAAESPLYAEGGPLAVAFEQASKTAVARPPHPAYPTITSAFMQAVDKIFNGGDAQEALTAAAKKIDQDIEDNAGYPPFDEQQ, from the coding sequence ATGACGACGCAATTGGGTAATCGTTTACTTTGTGCACTTTTCGCTTCCTCGGCGCTCTTGTGCACAGCTGGTTTTGTCGAAGCAAAGTCCGTCATCCATGTCATGCACCAGGGCGATCCGGGCTGGGTGAAGGCCTATGGCGATGTCGCCAAGCGCTTCGAGGAAGCCAATCCGGACATCGACGTCGAAATGATCTACGCGCCGCACGACGCCTACAATGAGAAGTTCAGCGCGGCCGTCATGGCCAAGCAATTGCCGGACGTCATGGAACTCGATGCGCCGTTTCTGGCCAACTACGTCTGGTCGGGCTACCTGCAGCCGATCAAGCCGCTCGTCGATGCGGATGTCCTCGACGACATGACCGGCTCCAACATCGCCCAGGGAACCTATCCGATTGACAAGGATCTCTATGCGATCGGCCTGACCGACTCCTCGGTCGTGCTCTACGGCAACAAGAAGTACCTCGAGGCCATCGGCGCACGCATTCCGAAATCCGTCGACGATGCCTGGACGCGCGAGGAATTCGAGGGCTATCTCGAAAAGCTCTCCAAGCTCGAGGGCGTGAAGTGGCCGATCGACACGTTCCGCGGCTACGGCATCAAGACCGAGTGGATCACCTATGCTTACGGCCCGCTGCTTGAAAGCGCCGGTTGCGACCTGATCGATCGCAAGGCCTGGAAGGCGAGCGGCACGCTTGACAGCGAAGCCTGCGTCAAGGCGCTGACGATGATGCAGACCTGGGTGAAGAACGGCTGGGTCGTTCCGACCTCGTCCGGCACCAACCAGTTCTATGCCGAAGGACAACCGGCAGCGCTCGCCATGGGAGGCCACTGGTTCTACGCCGAAGCTGCCGCTGCCATGAAGGACAATATCGTCGTCATGCCGCTGCCGAAGATCGGCGACAAGGGCGTCAGCCCGAACGGCACGTGGATCTGGGGCATCTCCGCGAGCTCTGAAAACCCTGAAGCCGCCGGCAAGTTCCTGAGTTTCCTTCTGAAGGACAAGGACTACCGCGACTATGCCAAGACCCAGTCGGCCTATCCGGGTCTGAAGAGCTTTGCCGCAGAATCCCCGCTCTATGCCGAAGGCGGGCCACTTGCCGTCGCCTTCGAGCAGGCTTCGAAGACCGCCGTCGCCCGTCCGCCGCACCCGGCCTATCCGACGATCACCTCCGCCTTCATGCAGGCGGTCGACAAGATCTTCAACGGCGGTGATGCGCAGGAGGCGCTGACGGCTGCGGCGAAGAAGATCGACCAGGACATCGAGGACAACGCCGGTTATCCGCCCTTCGACGAGCAGCAATAA
- a CDS encoding LacI family DNA-binding transcriptional regulator produces the protein MAVSLSDIAERAGVSVKTVSGALHGGSARMSDDTRQKVKAIAEELGYVTNLAARGVRQGWLPLVGVVSDGLITSPFATEIVRGLDGAARSAGMAVFAVNHSSGQSIGSVIDEVQQFRPRAVAYAAMYHKDVDLPATLAGSVGVMINCREASGRVTSLVPDEEGGAREIVRYLLAAGKRRIAFINLPGILAGSLREKGFRAALEEAGLEPSGVFPAVRRSVYSDRAPSLVASHVEALLSTGRRPDAILCGNDRVAMEVYAALARAGLRIPDDIAVASFDNQVELASRLDPPLTTMALPHRAMGRLAMEILLAGQPEPPHLRQLPFHLVERASV, from the coding sequence ATGGCAGTCTCGCTTTCTGACATTGCGGAGCGCGCGGGCGTCTCGGTGAAGACGGTATCCGGAGCGTTGCATGGCGGCTCCGCCCGCATGTCGGACGATACGCGCCAGAAGGTCAAGGCGATCGCCGAGGAACTTGGTTATGTGACCAATCTTGCCGCCCGCGGCGTACGCCAAGGATGGCTGCCACTGGTCGGCGTCGTTTCCGATGGCCTAATTACCTCGCCCTTTGCCACCGAAATCGTGCGCGGACTTGACGGCGCTGCACGCAGCGCCGGCATGGCCGTCTTCGCCGTCAACCACAGCAGCGGACAGTCGATCGGCTCGGTGATCGATGAGGTGCAGCAGTTTCGGCCGCGCGCCGTCGCCTATGCTGCCATGTACCACAAGGACGTTGATCTGCCGGCAACGCTGGCCGGTTCGGTCGGCGTAATGATCAACTGTCGCGAGGCCTCTGGCCGTGTCACGTCACTGGTCCCGGACGAAGAGGGTGGCGCGCGCGAGATCGTGCGCTACCTGCTTGCCGCCGGAAAGCGTCGCATCGCCTTCATCAATTTGCCGGGCATTCTGGCGGGTTCCCTGCGCGAAAAGGGATTTCGCGCGGCGCTGGAGGAGGCGGGCCTCGAGCCGAGCGGCGTGTTTCCGGCCGTGCGCCGCAGCGTTTACAGTGACCGCGCGCCAAGCCTTGTCGCGTCGCACGTGGAGGCACTGCTCAGCACCGGGCGGCGTCCCGACGCCATCCTGTGCGGCAACGACCGTGTGGCGATGGAAGTCTATGCGGCCCTTGCTCGCGCTGGCCTTCGCATCCCGGACGACATTGCGGTGGCAAGTTTCGACAATCAGGTCGAGCTTGCCTCTCGGCTGGATCCGCCGTTGACGACGATGGCCCTGCCGCACCGTGCCATGGGCCGCCTTGCCATGGAGATCCTGCTCGCCGGGCAACCCGAGCCGCCGCATTTGCGGCAGTTGCCCTTCCATCTGGTCGAACGGGCATCCGTCTAA